From Micromonospora rifamycinica, a single genomic window includes:
- a CDS encoding helix-turn-helix domain-containing protein: MPEGTGSDPRRKTTPARWRVLGHPDGILVYQGQCMVENPDWTETVADKTYKVVLGRSGASQYRINGRSVLVDPTSLVITRPGDEQSAAHPYGCGDSFTCLEIDPEVLADRPDGARWLDRSGWDGHSDASLDLAHRLLVAESLRGLDRFEMAERLHRFLGRLLQHSALAGDDEGAEIDRAVRRRPATLAAHRQLADRAREVLATSDFTLGLAEVARMVGASPYHLSRVFQRVTGSSLTAYRNRLRVRAVLDTLAEPDGPPLGRLASDYGFTDQSHLTRVVREQVGHPPARLRKLLVPKRPAGDRPQI, encoded by the coding sequence ATGCCCGAGGGAACCGGCAGCGATCCACGCCGCAAGACCACGCCCGCCCGCTGGCGGGTGCTCGGCCACCCGGACGGGATCCTCGTCTATCAGGGCCAGTGCATGGTCGAGAACCCCGACTGGACTGAGACGGTCGCCGACAAGACGTACAAGGTGGTGCTGGGCCGCTCCGGCGCGTCCCAATACCGGATCAACGGCCGGTCGGTGCTCGTCGACCCCACCTCGTTGGTGATCACCCGGCCCGGTGACGAGCAGTCGGCGGCGCACCCGTACGGCTGCGGCGACTCGTTCACCTGCCTGGAGATCGACCCGGAGGTGCTGGCGGACCGGCCGGACGGGGCCCGTTGGCTCGATCGGTCCGGCTGGGACGGCCACTCGGACGCCTCCCTGGACCTGGCGCACCGGTTACTGGTGGCGGAGTCCCTGCGTGGTCTGGACCGGTTCGAGATGGCCGAGCGGCTGCACCGGTTCCTCGGCCGGTTGCTCCAGCACAGCGCCCTGGCCGGGGACGACGAAGGGGCCGAGATCGACCGCGCGGTACGGCGGCGGCCGGCGACGTTGGCCGCTCACCGGCAGCTCGCCGACCGGGCCCGCGAGGTGCTGGCCACCTCGGACTTCACCCTGGGCCTCGCCGAGGTCGCCCGTATGGTGGGTGCCTCGCCGTACCACCTCAGCCGGGTCTTCCAGCGGGTCACCGGCAGCAGCCTCACCGCCTACCGCAACCGACTACGGGTCCGGGCGGTGCTGGACACCCTCGCCGAGCCGGACGGTCCGCCACTGGGCCGGCTGGCCAGCGACTACGGCTTCACCGATCAGTCGCACCTGACCCGGGTGGTCCGGGAACAGGTCGGCCATCCGCCGGCCCGGCTGCGCAAGCTGCTGGTCCCGAAGCGACCGGCCGGAGACCGACCGCAAATCTGA
- the mfd gene encoding transcription-repair coupling factor, with protein sequence MLTGLFAAALADPGLARARDLARSGAAQIDGLDLTAPAALRPFAVAAVAADEPAGGAGRPVLAVTATSREADDLASALGSLLPPEQVAVFPSWETLPHERLSPRSDTVGRRLAVLRRLAHPGSADAHGRTGPLRVVVAPVRSLLQPQLKRLGDLEPVQLAAGEEADLEEVARQLTDLAYARVDLVTKRGEFAVRGGILDVFPPTDEHPSRVEFWGDEVEEIRTFAVADQRTIEGVPMLWAPPCRELLLTPAVRERAAVLGREHPELAEILDKLAEGIPVEGMESLVPALLGSESLELLVDTMPAGTHVLLCDPERIRTRAHDLVRTSAEFLQASWAAAAVGGQAPVDLGAAAFKSLAEVRATARALRQPWWTLAPFGLVEADTATPARQPWEDAPAEVDVTPDDAIAVTLAAQPAPLYHGETGRVVDDIKRWTGEGWSVALVFEGHGPAQRAVEVLRDAGLGARLTEQVPAAPAPGEVLVSCGCLSAGFVDEASRFVLLTGNDVSGSRGSSTRDMRKMPSRRRNTIDPLELKAGDFVVHEQHGIGRYVELVQRTVNGASREYLVIEYAASKRGQPGDRLFVPTDQLDQLSRYVGGEQPTLHKMGGSDWQKSKARARRAVREIAAQLIQLYAARKASRGHAFAPDSPWQRELEDAFPWQETPDQLAAIEEVKRDMEQTVPMDRLICGDVGYGKTEIAVRAAFKAVQDGKQVAVLVPTTLLVQQHYNTFAERMNQFPVTIRQLSRFQTAKESERTLEMVADGTVDIVIGTHRLLQTATRFKRLGMVVIDEEQRFGVEHKEHLKTLRASVDVLSMSATPIPRTLEMAITGIREMSTIATPPEERHPVLTFVGAYDDRQVAASIHRELLRDGQVFYLHNRVESIDRTARKLRELVPEARVAVAHGQMGEEALEKVMVGFWEKEFDVLVCTTIVESGIDIPNANTLIVERADLLGLAQLHQIRGRVGRGRERAYAYFLYPPEKPLTEHAHERLATIAQHTELGAGMYVAMKDLEIRGAGNLLGGEQSGHIEGVGFDLYVRMVGEAVSAFKGESTEEETDVKIDLPIDAHLPHDYVGVERLRLEMYRKLAEARDEERLREVVAEMTDRYGEPPAPVQNLVAVARFRLLARRYGLTDVSMQGKHLRFGPLPLPDSKQLRLKRYHPDSVYKAATDQVSVPRPSTRRIGGEPLRDQALLEWCGQLLADVLGEPAPLAGARA encoded by the coding sequence ATGCTCACCGGACTGTTCGCCGCTGCCCTGGCCGATCCCGGGCTGGCCAGGGCGCGTGACCTGGCCCGCTCCGGCGCCGCCCAGATCGACGGCCTGGACCTGACCGCCCCGGCCGCGCTGCGCCCGTTCGCGGTCGCCGCCGTCGCCGCCGACGAGCCGGCCGGTGGGGCGGGCCGCCCGGTGCTCGCGGTGACCGCGACCAGCAGGGAGGCCGACGACCTCGCCTCCGCGCTGGGCAGCCTGCTCCCGCCGGAGCAGGTGGCGGTCTTCCCGTCCTGGGAGACGCTGCCGCACGAACGGCTCTCGCCCCGCTCCGACACGGTCGGCCGGCGGCTGGCCGTGCTGCGCCGGCTCGCGCACCCGGGGTCCGCCGACGCGCACGGCCGCACCGGCCCACTGCGGGTCGTGGTGGCACCCGTGCGCTCACTGCTCCAGCCGCAGCTCAAGCGGCTCGGTGACCTGGAGCCGGTGCAGCTCGCCGCCGGCGAGGAGGCGGATCTCGAAGAGGTCGCCCGACAGCTCACCGACCTGGCGTACGCCCGGGTGGACCTGGTCACCAAGCGCGGCGAGTTCGCCGTCCGGGGCGGCATCCTGGACGTCTTCCCGCCCACCGACGAGCACCCGTCGCGGGTCGAGTTCTGGGGCGACGAGGTGGAGGAGATCCGCACCTTCGCCGTCGCCGACCAGCGGACCATCGAGGGGGTGCCGATGCTCTGGGCACCGCCCTGCCGGGAGCTGCTGCTCACCCCGGCGGTGCGGGAACGGGCCGCCGTCCTCGGGCGGGAGCACCCCGAGCTGGCCGAGATCCTCGACAAGCTGGCCGAGGGCATCCCGGTCGAGGGGATGGAGTCGCTGGTGCCGGCGCTGCTCGGCAGCGAGAGCCTGGAGCTGCTGGTCGACACGATGCCAGCCGGCACCCACGTGCTGCTCTGTGATCCGGAGCGGATCCGCACCCGGGCGCACGACCTGGTGCGTACCTCGGCGGAGTTCCTCCAGGCGAGCTGGGCCGCGGCCGCCGTCGGTGGCCAGGCCCCGGTCGACCTCGGCGCCGCCGCCTTCAAGTCCCTGGCCGAGGTACGCGCCACCGCCCGCGCCCTGCGCCAGCCGTGGTGGACGCTGGCCCCGTTCGGGCTGGTCGAGGCGGACACCGCCACCCCCGCCCGGCAGCCCTGGGAGGATGCGCCGGCCGAGGTCGACGTGACCCCCGACGACGCGATCGCGGTCACCCTGGCCGCCCAGCCGGCCCCGCTCTACCACGGTGAGACGGGCCGGGTGGTCGACGACATCAAGCGCTGGACCGGTGAGGGCTGGTCGGTCGCGTTGGTCTTCGAGGGGCACGGCCCCGCCCAGCGGGCCGTCGAGGTGCTGCGCGACGCGGGCCTGGGCGCCCGGCTCACCGAGCAGGTGCCGGCCGCGCCCGCCCCCGGCGAGGTGCTGGTCTCCTGCGGCTGCCTGAGCGCCGGCTTCGTGGACGAGGCGTCGAGGTTCGTGCTGCTCACCGGCAACGACGTCAGCGGCAGCCGGGGCAGCTCCACCCGGGACATGCGCAAGATGCCGAGCCGGCGGCGCAACACCATCGACCCGCTGGAGCTGAAGGCCGGCGACTTCGTCGTGCACGAGCAGCACGGCATCGGCCGGTACGTCGAGCTGGTGCAGCGCACCGTCAACGGCGCGTCCCGGGAGTACCTGGTCATCGAGTACGCGGCCAGCAAGCGCGGCCAGCCCGGCGACCGGTTGTTCGTCCCCACCGACCAGCTCGACCAGCTCTCCCGCTACGTCGGCGGCGAGCAGCCCACCCTGCACAAGATGGGCGGCTCGGACTGGCAGAAGTCCAAGGCCCGCGCCCGCAGGGCGGTCCGGGAGATCGCCGCGCAGCTGATCCAGCTCTACGCCGCCCGGAAAGCGTCCAGGGGGCACGCGTTCGCCCCGGACTCCCCGTGGCAGCGGGAGCTGGAGGACGCCTTCCCGTGGCAGGAGACGCCCGACCAGCTGGCCGCCATCGAGGAGGTCAAGCGGGACATGGAGCAGACCGTCCCGATGGACCGGCTGATCTGCGGCGACGTCGGGTACGGCAAGACCGAGATCGCGGTCCGGGCGGCGTTCAAGGCGGTGCAGGACGGCAAGCAGGTGGCGGTGCTGGTGCCGACGACGCTGCTGGTTCAGCAGCACTACAACACGTTCGCCGAGCGGATGAACCAGTTCCCGGTGACCATCCGGCAGCTCTCCCGGTTCCAGACCGCCAAGGAGAGCGAGCGGACGCTGGAGATGGTCGCCGACGGCACCGTCGACATCGTCATCGGCACCCACCGGCTGCTCCAGACGGCCACCCGGTTCAAGCGACTCGGCATGGTGGTCATCGACGAGGAGCAGCGCTTCGGCGTCGAGCACAAGGAGCACCTCAAGACGCTGCGCGCCTCGGTCGACGTGCTGAGCATGTCGGCCACCCCGATCCCGAGGACGCTGGAGATGGCGATCACCGGCATCCGGGAGATGTCGACCATCGCCACCCCGCCGGAGGAGCGGCACCCGGTGTTGACCTTCGTCGGGGCGTACGACGACCGGCAGGTGGCCGCGTCCATCCATCGGGAGCTGCTCCGCGACGGGCAGGTGTTCTACCTGCACAACCGGGTCGAGTCGATCGACCGGACGGCGCGGAAGCTGCGCGAGCTGGTGCCCGAGGCGCGGGTGGCGGTGGCGCACGGGCAGATGGGCGAGGAGGCCCTGGAGAAGGTGATGGTCGGCTTCTGGGAGAAGGAGTTCGACGTCCTGGTCTGCACCACCATCGTGGAGTCCGGTATCGACATCCCGAACGCCAACACCCTGATCGTGGAGCGGGCCGACCTGCTCGGCCTGGCCCAGCTGCACCAGATCCGGGGCCGGGTGGGCCGGGGCCGGGAGCGGGCGTACGCCTACTTCCTCTATCCGCCGGAGAAGCCGCTCACCGAGCACGCGCACGAGCGGCTGGCCACCATCGCCCAGCACACGGAGCTGGGCGCGGGCATGTACGTGGCGATGAAGGACCTGGAGATCCGGGGGGCCGGCAACCTGCTCGGCGGCGAGCAGTCCGGGCACATCGAGGGTGTCGGTTTCGACCTTTATGTCCGGATGGTCGGCGAGGCGGTGTCGGCGTTCAAGGGGGAGAGCACCGAGGAGGAGACCGACGTCAAGATCGATCTCCCGATCGACGCGCACCTGCCGCACGACTACGTCGGGGTGGAGCGGCTGCGGCTGGAGATGTACCGCAAGCTGGCCGAGGCGCGCGACGAGGAGCGGCTGCGCGAGGTGGTGGCCGAGATGACCGACCGGTACGGCGAGCCGCCCGCCCCGGTGCAGAACCTGGTCGCGGTGGCCCGGTTCCGGCTGCTGGCCCGCCGCTACGGCCTGACCGACGTCAGCATGCAGGGTAAGCATCTGCGGTTCGGGCCGCTGCCACTGCCCGACTCGAAGCAGCTGCGGCTCAAGCGCTACCACCCGGACTCGGTCTACAAGGCGGCCACCGACCAGGTCAGCGTGCCCCGGCCGAGCACCCGCCGGATCGGCGGCGAGCCCCTGCGGGACCAGGCACTGCTGGAATGGTGCGGCCAGCTCCTCGCCGACGTCCTCGGCGAGCCGGCCCCGCTGGCCGGAGCGCGGGCATGA
- the ppc gene encoding phosphoenolpyruvate carboxylase: protein MTDQHDHDGPDAALRADIRRLGTLLGQTLARQEGRPLLDLVEEIRAQVRSDAPAAAQRLGGLDVTTGTRLARAFSTYFHLANITEQVHRARDLRRRRAIQGGWLDQAAKMIAERGVPAEEIAAAARRLAVRPVFTAHPTEAARRSILSKLRAIADELDAETANAILYGASDEAPANRRLAELLDLMWQTDELRLDRPDPTDEARNAIYYLRDLYAEAAPQVLDDLADTLRTLGVETSPTSRPLTFGTWIGGDRDGNPFVTPAVTREVLRIQHEHGIAATEAAMEHLVNEVSVSRRLRAVSLDLSASLAADLDALPEVAPRFRRVNAEEPYRLKARCVKAKLANTRERLRAGTPHVPGRDYQGSAELVADLELLRASLARNSGQLTAVGRLASTIRTVSAFGLHLATMDVREHAEKHHEVLTQLYAAVGEVSDYPSLSRLERTKLLADELTGRRPLSALDTPLTEAARKTFDVFGAVREAQDRFGGEVIESYIISMTLGVDDVLAAVVLAREAGLVDVHTGRARIGFVPLLETPAELNAGGELLDELLSLPAYRALVAARGDVQEVMLGYSDSNKEAGITTSQWSIHRAQRALRDVAARHGVHLRLFHGRGGTVGRGGGPTHEAILAQPYGTLDGAIKVTEQGEVISDKYTLPALARENLELTVAAVLQATLLHTAPRQPAEQLERWDAAMDVVSESAFRSYRGLVEDPDLPAYFWASTPTELLGALNIGSRPAKRPNTGAGLGGLRAIPWVFGWTQTRQIVPGWFGVGSGLAAARAAGLEDVLAEMNRNWHFFRTFLSNVEMMLTKTDLSIARRYVETLVPEQLHPIFDKIEQEYELTKQEVLAVTSSPALLENSPVLQRTLAVRDTYLEPLHHLQVALLRQYRDSGAAGRAVATAPGGRRAPSDGTALERALLTTVNGIAAGMRNTG, encoded by the coding sequence GTGACCGACCAGCACGATCACGACGGGCCCGACGCCGCCCTGCGGGCCGACATCCGCCGGCTCGGCACCCTGCTCGGTCAGACCCTGGCCCGCCAGGAGGGTCGACCGCTGCTCGACCTGGTCGAGGAGATCCGCGCCCAGGTCCGCTCCGACGCGCCGGCCGCCGCCCAGCGCCTCGGCGGGCTCGACGTGACCACCGGCACCCGGCTGGCCCGCGCCTTCTCTACCTACTTCCACCTGGCCAACATCACCGAGCAGGTGCACCGCGCCCGGGACCTGCGCCGCCGCCGGGCGATCCAGGGCGGCTGGCTGGACCAGGCCGCCAAGATGATCGCCGAGCGCGGCGTGCCGGCCGAGGAGATCGCCGCCGCCGCCCGCCGGCTCGCGGTACGCCCCGTCTTCACCGCCCACCCCACCGAGGCGGCCCGCCGGTCGATCCTGTCCAAGCTGCGCGCCATCGCCGACGAGCTGGACGCCGAGACCGCCAACGCCATCCTCTACGGCGCCAGCGACGAGGCCCCGGCCAACCGTCGTCTCGCCGAACTCCTCGACCTGATGTGGCAGACCGACGAGCTGCGCCTCGACCGGCCCGACCCGACCGACGAGGCCCGCAACGCGATCTACTACCTGCGCGACCTGTACGCCGAGGCCGCCCCGCAGGTCCTCGACGACCTGGCCGACACGCTGCGCACCCTCGGCGTGGAGACCTCGCCGACGTCCCGCCCGCTGACCTTCGGCACCTGGATCGGCGGCGACCGGGACGGCAACCCGTTCGTCACCCCCGCCGTCACCCGCGAGGTGCTGCGCATCCAGCACGAGCACGGCATCGCGGCCACCGAGGCGGCGATGGAGCACCTGGTCAACGAGGTCTCCGTCTCCCGCCGGCTGCGCGCCGTGTCGCTGGACCTGTCGGCCAGCCTCGCCGCTGACCTGGACGCGCTGCCCGAGGTGGCCCCCCGCTTCCGCCGGGTCAACGCCGAGGAGCCCTACCGGCTCAAGGCCCGCTGCGTGAAGGCGAAGCTGGCCAACACCCGGGAGCGGCTGCGCGCCGGCACCCCGCACGTGCCCGGCCGGGACTACCAGGGCTCCGCCGAGCTGGTCGCCGACCTGGAACTGCTGCGCGCCTCGCTGGCCCGCAACTCCGGGCAGCTCACCGCCGTCGGCCGGCTGGCGTCGACCATCCGTACCGTCTCCGCGTTCGGCCTGCACCTGGCCACCATGGACGTCCGGGAGCACGCCGAGAAGCACCACGAGGTGCTCACCCAGCTCTACGCGGCGGTCGGCGAGGTGTCGGACTACCCGTCGCTGAGCCGGCTGGAGCGCACCAAGCTGCTCGCCGACGAGCTGACCGGCCGCCGGCCGCTGTCCGCGCTGGACACCCCGTTGACCGAGGCGGCGCGCAAGACGTTCGACGTGTTCGGGGCGGTCCGCGAGGCGCAGGACCGGTTCGGCGGCGAGGTCATCGAGTCGTACATCATCTCGATGACGCTCGGCGTGGACGACGTCCTCGCCGCGGTGGTGCTGGCCCGGGAGGCCGGCCTGGTCGACGTGCACACCGGGCGGGCCCGGATCGGCTTCGTGCCGCTGCTGGAGACCCCGGCCGAGCTGAACGCCGGCGGTGAGCTGCTCGACGAGCTGCTGTCCCTGCCGGCCTACCGGGCGCTGGTGGCGGCCCGGGGCGACGTGCAGGAGGTGATGCTGGGCTACTCCGACTCCAACAAGGAGGCCGGCATCACCACCAGCCAGTGGTCCATCCACCGGGCCCAGCGGGCGCTGCGGGACGTGGCCGCCCGGCACGGCGTGCACCTGCGGCTGTTCCACGGCCGGGGCGGCACCGTCGGCCGGGGCGGCGGCCCCACCCACGAGGCCATCCTGGCCCAGCCGTACGGCACCCTGGACGGCGCGATCAAGGTGACCGAGCAGGGCGAGGTCATCTCCGACAAGTACACCCTGCCGGCGCTGGCCCGGGAGAACCTGGAGCTGACCGTGGCCGCGGTGCTCCAGGCGACGCTGCTGCACACCGCCCCCCGGCAGCCCGCCGAACAGCTCGAACGCTGGGACGCGGCGATGGACGTGGTCTCCGAGTCGGCCTTCCGGTCCTACCGTGGCCTGGTCGAGGATCCGGACCTGCCGGCGTACTTCTGGGCGTCCACGCCGACCGAACTGCTGGGCGCGCTCAACATCGGCTCCCGGCCGGCGAAGCGGCCCAACACCGGGGCCGGTCTGGGCGGGCTGCGGGCCATCCCGTGGGTGTTCGGCTGGACGCAGACCCGGCAGATCGTGCCGGGCTGGTTCGGGGTCGGCTCCGGCCTGGCCGCCGCCCGCGCGGCGGGCCTGGAGGACGTGCTGGCCGAGATGAACCGCAACTGGCACTTCTTCCGCACGTTCCTGTCGAACGTGGAGATGATGCTGACCAAGACCGACCTCAGCATCGCCCGCCGGTACGTGGAGACGCTGGTCCCCGAGCAGCTGCACCCGATCTTCGACAAGATCGAGCAGGAGTACGAGCTGACCAAGCAGGAGGTGCTGGCGGTCACCTCGTCGCCGGCCCTGCTGGAGAACTCGCCGGTGCTCCAGCGCACCCTCGCGGTGCGCGACACCTACCTGGAGCCGCTGCACCACCTCCAGGTGGCCCTGCTGCGGCAGTACCGCGACTCCGGCGCCGCCGGCCGGGCGGTGGCCACCGCGCCGGGTGGCCGACGCGCCCCCAGCGACGGTACGGCTCTGGAGCGCGCCCTGCTCACCACGGTCAACGGCATCGCCGCCGGGATGCGCAACACCGGCTGA